A stretch of DNA from Cannabis sativa cultivar Pink pepper isolate KNU-18-1 chromosome X, ASM2916894v1, whole genome shotgun sequence:
ATAGGTAGAGAAATCAAAATTTGGAAAACTTTCTCTTTCCTAAACCTCCTTTTAACCTCCATAGACAAGACCAAACCCAAGAATTCATCATCTCTTTTCAATCAATTTTGTTCAAGAATTCAAGGGGTTCTATGGAGACTGCTAAGTAAAAAGTTTTTAGAAGTTTTGAGGTATGAATTTGAGTTTTATACcttaattttatatgtatatatgaaattGGATTTGTTGTGAATTAGTGTATGTGGTTGTTAGTTATGAATTAAAGATGGTTATTCTCAATTTTGGGGTTGGAATCATGGTTGGAATGGTGTTTAGTTgtaagaattattattattattattattattattattattatattttgaaaaaatagccTCAGAAAACACTATCATAGAGTAAAGAACTCAATGGGGCCGAGAGTTAGGAGAATCATTGATAAATGGCATCAGCCAAAATAAAGTGTCTAATACAATGAGCATTCCAGGCCACTAAACTGTATTTACAGTTGTTGATATAGCAAACTTAGCAAGAGTATCAACATCAATATTAATAGTTCTGGGGCAAAAAGTAAAACTCATAGTATTAAAAAGATTACAAGATGTTTTGATATCAGAGAGGACTAATTTCAAGGATGAATCTAAACTGGAGGAATGATTAAGCTTATCAACCAAGTCTTTGCAATCAAATTCAAACTGAATGTTGCGAAAACCAAAATGATTGCATTGAGTGACCGCATGACGTAGAGCAAGAGCTTCTGCCATTTCTGGTACTTCCAAATAGTAGTAGCCAAAACTACCCCATGAAAATCTAGAGACACCATACCCAAACCACAAATGTCATTCACGAGGGCATTGCCATCGGTGCTACACTCGGAGGTGGAGCAAGATTCTTAGACCCTAAATTGCGACAATTGAACTGGTAAGAAGCCAAGAAATTGGAGGCCCATGGTCCTACTAACTGTGGAGGGAGAATGGTGTTTTCATGAACTTGCTTGTGTTTTCATGAACTTGCTTGTTTCGACGAAACCAAATACACCACCAAGTAGGGATGGCAATTAGGGCTATTTTCGCGGGTCGGGCCTCCGGCCCGACGGGGCGACTTTGGCCCGAATTATTCGGGCTTTTATCGGGCTCCCAATCCGGCCAGGTATATATTATTTCGGGTCGGGCCTGGCCCAACCCAATTTTAGACCAATCAAGATTAATACAATATTATCACGAAAACAACAATTAAATCATCGTGCTTGgggaaacaaataaaaaaaaacactacggattatttattaaaagttttgttttatttaataaaacaacaattaaactacataaagtctGTCGTCGTTTGTAAAACATAAACGTGTGGTTTAAAAGTAAATTTCATAATATTCTGTTTTGAAAAGGAAAACTACACAACGTTAGATGTCTGACTTAATTTTTCACTCCTTATGTTGAATCTCTTTTAGTTCTTGTAactaattattattactataacCCCATTAGAAGAGCTACAAAACTAGATCTTCTTTAATTGTCTTCATGGCAATGGTTCTTGGTGGTGGCCGTGGCGGCGATTCTTGGAGTGCAAGTGTGGGGGTGGTGACGCGTGCAAAGGTTGGCCAGCGTCATGAGGAGCACATGGAGGACTAGGGGGTGGTGGTGAGTAGAAATAGAACCATGCTGGTGGCGGCGGCGGCGGCGGCGGTGATAGTCTCTTATGGGGTCGTGGATGATGTGGCGGTGGATGTAGCCGCCGCCTGTAGTGGTTGCCGTTGTGATGATTTGGGGTAGGAGAATCAACCGAATGAGAAAGAATGGTGGGGAATGAAAATAGAAGCATAGTCCAAAATAGTAGAGCCGAGAGTGTTGTAATAAAGGCACCCCACATTGTAATGTATATACAACACAAGGATGGGAAATTAGTTAGTACAAATTTTGAAACAAGCTAGTGTGAGTGAGTCTTTGAGGTACTTCTTTAATTTGGGGCCAAGCTAATTTGTAGGGGAGCTCATTATAGGGGAGAAGTAAGAGTAAGTAAGGTGACATTTATAATACTTTATCCATAAGTGTTTTTTAAGTAGGACTGTTAATTAATTATGGGATATGatgaaatataattattttataggtACCAAAGGTCCAAATTCACCTACTCGCCAACTAACTTTTTTGGCGTGGCCGAACAATAATTTCCTTTATATCTATTTCCATTGAGTTCGGCAAGACAAATAAATTTGTAGTTATTAAAGTTTAGATGGACATTTCATTTGGGCCGGAATTGGGCTGGTAACCCCTAAAAATATGGGgggatttataaaatatagaaataattatataaggtattaattttttttgtaaaaaaaattatatttttacgtttaaaaatatttttacgggttttaataaaaataatacaaaaaaataagaaaattacatagaagtaacatgaaaataatatcaaaacaacaaaaaataacaattaattaataagagtacaatataaaaaaattgtattttctgtaaattaaaaaaaaatcgtaaatatatttaaaattccgtaaaactgTATGTatatttgtaattgtttttattgtttttgtgtatgTGTGAAATAATTCCTCAAATATACTTATATATTAGGATGGAAGAACTACTAATTAAAGTGGGTTTGGTTTTGAAATCTTGGTAAAGCAATTGAGACTTTTTAAGTGGtgaaactgaaatatattaaaaaacctACTGTTGTTGCTTAATACTTGCTCTTCTAgcttataatattaataattaaagtgATATATTGGCGGGAAACATGTTCCTAATTGCAAGAATAGATGTGACACAGgccatattatattattatagcatgaaataagaaaagaaattcaACCCTAAATAACATAAATGCCTAACCCActacataatttattaaattctaAAACAACCAATGGTGGACCCAACACCCAAGAAATTGTTTGACAAGTAATCAGAGACCATTGAAAATTGGCAGATCAGTTTCTCTTACATTAGTTAGAATTGGagattcttcataaaaaaaaatagaattggaaattaatgttgtatattttttttctgtcACGTGGAATAGAGCAATGAGATAATAATAGTAGTAGTAGCCATACCATTTgggaattttttttctatgtttttttattgtaaattattttaaaactttataatAGTGGtcctaattaatatatacatttgGGAATTAAAGGTTCAATAAATTCTCCATCTTCTTTCTTTACTTTTGGAGTGGCCCCTATGCCTTGTGAGGACGCCGTACTTCCAGATGGCCCCATTTTGATTTCCAAAATCTCttgattaattattattattattattattattattattattattagggtaaataccattttggatcctctattttacaaaagttaccaattggaccctgtgttttgttaaatgacaaaatggaccttgtattttctaaaatagtacaaataggaccctgaattgattttttgtcaaaataaagttaaattataatccgatctaaaagtgctatgacaaaactgtttacaatttttgtatctgttcgtattaagcattgtcttcaagttggttgtattaaaaaaaaaaagttgtcaaaaattaagctcagggtcctatttttactattttagaaaatacagggtccattttgtcatttaacaaaacacaagatctaatttgtaacttttacaaaatatagggtccaaaatggtatttacccttattattattattattgttttcttttGACTTTTCAATTGTATTGAAAAGATAACATAAATGGATAAACGGTGTCACAAGAATTGTATTGGTTGATGCAGTACCAATATGAATAGTTCCGCCTTCTTATTTACATCTTTTtgtgaattaaattaatttaattctaatttatAATACTAAATATTATCACACTTAAAAAAGGACCACataatattcaatttaatttaTTCAACCTACTCTTTCTAAAACAAAATTTGAGAAATTATgcttaacaaaaataataaaaaatcgaAAAAGTAACCATAAATGGATGCCGCCATTTTAGCTCTTTCAAGGAGAAAAACGATGATTATACTTAAGATCCGGAGATTTGGCCTATGATTTCTGAAGGATTGGATGGAGATCTCCGTAGCTGACTTCCTATGTAAGCCATGGACATGCAGGTATCTTTttaatttcaactatttaaggGTGTAGGTACTTTGGAGATCTTCACAGTTCACTCTTCTGCTTTCTTTTACTTTCTTTGTCTAAAAAATACTGCCATTTTTCATTCTGTCTTCTGTTTTGGGAAATGGAGGGAATTACTGAAAATATGACTCATGTTTTAAATCTTACTGGAAAAAGAAACTACTGTCCATGAGCTTCTTGATGACATGGGAGGGGATCAGCAACCTGGGAAGGCTTTTTGTTTGGTCTTCTGTGTTCTCACTCCACGAACTATCAAAATTGAGTGGTTCGAAGAAGCTATGAGAAATGCTTGGATCACTCAAGCTCCTATAATATTTTCTGAGTATGGTAATGGGATGTTCATGGTCGAGTTCGGTTGTGAGGGAGATATGTGTAGGGTGATTGAAGGCCAGCCATGGCACTTTGACCATTGCCTGGTCACCAGTGCAAATCCTGCTGGTCTTGACACTCTCCTTCCCAACCAACTCAGGTATTCTCCATTTTGGATTCAAGCTCACTCTATTCCTTTCGGTATGAAATCCTATAAATTGGCTAAAATGATTGGGGATGAGGTTGGGGATTTTCTTGAAGTAGATAAAACCACACTTTTCAAAGTTTCAGGTCTGTTTTTGCGGATTAGAGTTCTTTTA
This window harbors:
- the LOC133032406 gene encoding extensin-like, whose amino-acid sequence is MWGAFITTLSALLFWTMLLFSFPTILSHSVDSPTPNHHNGNHYRRRLHPPPHHPRPHKRLSPPPPPPPPAWFYFYSPPPPSPPCAPHDAGQPLHASPPPHLHSKNRRHGHHQEPLP